The following are encoded in a window of Primulina eburnea isolate SZY01 chromosome 4, ASM2296580v1, whole genome shotgun sequence genomic DNA:
- the LOC140831171 gene encoding long chain acyl-CoA synthetase 4-like, translating into MEKERFIVEVEPSTPAKDGNPSMGPVYRSIFAKDGFPEPIPGLDCCWDIFRLSVEKYPNNRMLGRREIINGQPGKYVWMTYKEVYDKVLQVGNSLRNCGIEEGGRCGIYGANCSEWIMSMEACNAHGFYCVPLYDTLGAGAVEFIICHAEVTFAFVEEKKISELLKTFPGSTKYLRTIVSFGKVTSQQKEEVEKFSVAIYSWDEFLTLGGNKQFDLPVKKKTDICTIMYTSGTTGDPKGVMISNNSIVTLIAGVKCLLENVNEPLTVNDVYLSYLPLAHIFDRVIEECFINHGASIGFWRGDVKLLVEDIGVLKPTVFCAVPRVLDRIYSGLQQKIAAGGFIKQTLFNFAHSLKLRNMRNGYKHSEASPLCDKIVFNNVKEGLGGNVRLILSGAAPLAAHVEEFLRVVSCSYVLQGYGLTETCAGTFVSIPDELDMLGTVGPPVPNVDVCLESVPELGYDALSSTPRGEVCVRGDTLFSGYFKRDDLTKEVLIDGWFHTGDIGEWQPNGSLKIIDRKKNIFKLSQGEYVAVENLENIYGLVPDIDSIWVYGNSFESFLIAIINPKKQAVEQWAEQTGISGDFNALCEHVKVKEYFIEELTRIAKEKKLKGFEFIKAVHLDPVPFDMERDLITPTFKKKRPQLLKYYKNEIDKLYKK; encoded by the exons ATGGAGAAGGAGAGATTTATAGTTGAAGTGGAGCCTTCAACGCCTGCCAAGGATGGAAACCCGTCGATGGGACCGGTTTATAGGAGTATTTTTGCCAAGGATGGGTTTCCCGAGCCGATTCCGGGACTCGACTGCTGCTGGGATATTTTCCG TTTATCAGTTGAGAAATATCCCAATAACCGAATGCTTGGTCGTCGAGAAATTATTAACGGGCAG CCTGGTAAATACGTGTGGATGACTTACAAAGAAGTATATGACAAAGTGTTGCAAGTTGGGAATTCCTTACGCAATTGTGGCATTGAGGAA GGTGGACGGTGTGGAATTTATGGTGCTAATTGCTCCGAGTGGATCATGAGTATGGAG GCTTGTAATGCTCATGGATTCTATTGTGTCCCTTTATATGACACCTTAG GTGCTGGAGCTGTTGAATTCATCATATGCCATGCGGAAGTTACATTTGCTTTTGTGGAAGAGAAAAAAATTTCTGAG CTGTTGAAAACTTTTCCGGGTTCAACAAAGTATTTGAGAA CAATTGTGAGCTTTGGGAAAGTTACTTCTCAACAGAAGGAAGAAGTTGAAAAGTTTAGTGTGGCTATTTATTCTTGGGATGAATTTTTAACACTG GGGGGTAATAAGCAATTTGATCTTCCAGTAAAAAAGAAAACAGACATTTGTACGATTATGTATACAAGTGGAACAACTGGAGACCCCAAGGGTGTTATGATTTCCAACAACAGCATTGTTACTTTAATAGCTGGAGTGAAGTGTCTGCTGGAGAACGTGAATGAACCG TTGACTGTTAATGACGTGTATCTGTCGTATCTTCCTTTGGCACACATCTTTGATCGTGTCATTGAAGAATGCTTCATCAATCATGGGGCGTCAATTGGATTCTGGCGTGGG GATGTTAAGTTATTGGTTGAAGATATTGGAGTGCTCAAGCCCACTGTCTTTTGTGCAGTACCTCGGGTACTGGATAGAATTTATTCAG GTTTGCAACAGAAGATTGCTGCTGGAGGTTTCATTAAGCAAACCCTGTTCAATTTTGCTCACTCTTT GAAACTACGTAATATGAGGAACGGTTATAAACATTCAGAGGCATCTCCACTATGTGACAAAATTGTTTTCAACAAT GTAAAAGAAGGTTTGGGGGGCAATGTAAGACTTATTTTATCTGGAGCAGCACCTCTTGCGGCTCATGTAGAAGAATTTCTCCGAGTAGTATCATGTTCTTATGTTCTTCAAGGATATG GTTTGACTGAGACTTGTGCTGGTACATTCGTTTCAATACCGGATGAACTCGACATGCTGGGTACTGTAGGTCCCCCAGTGCCCAATGTGGATGTTTGTCTGGAATCTGTTCCCGAACTCGGGTATGATGCCCTTTCAAGTACTCCACGTGGAGAAGTATGTGTACGTGGAGATACTTTATTTTCAGGATATTTCAAACGCGACGATTTAACCAAAGAAGTCTTAATTGATGGCTGGTTTCACACAG GGGATATTGGTGAATGGCAACCAAATGGGAGCTTGAAAATAATTGACCGCAAGAAGAACATCTTTAAACTCTCACAAGGAGAATATGTTGCAGTGGAGAACTTAGAAAATATTTATGGTCTTGTTCCAGATATTGACTCG ATATGGGTTTATGGTAACAGCTTTGAATCATTTCTCATTGCGATTATTAACCCTAAAAAGCAAGCCGTGGAACAATGGGCTGAACAGACTGGTATATCTGGTGACTTTAATGCCCTCTGTGAACATGTCAAAGTGAAAGAATACTTCATTGAAGAACTCACGCGAATAGCAAAAGAGAAGAAG TTGAAGGGTTTTGAATTCATTAAGGCTGTGCACCTCGATCCCGTTCCATTTGATATGGAACGAGACCTCATCACACCAACATTTAAGAAGAAAAGGCCTCAGTTGCTTAAATATTACAAG AACGAGATTGACAAATTGTACAAGAAATAA
- the LOC140830277 gene encoding uncharacterized protein, with protein MDPDEVARLVTKLKISNLHVLGETLTLDVADLKAGKQRLESCLVAKVLSPKMINSAAFKQQMPRILQTIKHVEIGALGDNILVFDFSSISDHRRALHGGPWNFFRDLIIFEEPRGAQNPRDMSFNKISFCVQCYNLPLICMHRDVLRKVGSLIGEVEEIDTNEYGYAMGRAARMRVCIDVNKPLKKSISVSVNQDEDDVIVVLTYDKLPDFCYNCVCIGHSFRDCASKQANEGKLAYGGWLIATSHKGVTKTQRTSPGKSPTPGYEAPSNGSM; from the coding sequence ATGGATCCGGATGAAGTGGCCAGATTGGTGACAAAACTCAAGATCTCTAATCTTCATGTTCTAGGGGAAACTCTAACCCTAGATGTTGCAGATCTAAAAGCGGGGAAACAACGTCTCGAAAGTTGTTTGGTGGCTAAAGTCCTATCACCGAAGATGATCAATTCTGCAGCTTTTAAACAACAGATGCCTAGAATCCTCCAGACCATCAAACATGTCGAAATCGGGGCCTTGGGCGATAATATACTCGTATTTGATTTTTCCTCAATATCCGATCATCGAAGAGCGCTGCATGGTGGACCGTGGAATTTTTTCCGTGATCTGATTATATTTGAAGAGCCTCGTGGAGCGCAGAACCCCCGCGATATGAGCTTCAATAAAATCTCTTTCTGTGTACAGTGCTACAATTTACCCTTGATCTGTATGCATCGAGATGTATTGAGAAAAGTGGGTAGTCTCATTGGTGAGGTGGAAGAGATTGATACTAATGAATATGGTTATGCTATGGGACGTGCTGCACGTATGCGAGTCTGTATTGATGTGAATAAACCGTTGAAGAAATCGATTAGCGTCTCGGTTAATCAGGATGAGGACGATGTCATAGTAGTATTGACGTATGATAAATTACCAGATTTCTGTTATAACTGCGTATGTATTGGACATTCGTTTCGTGATTGTGCCTCGAAACAAGCTAATGAGGGAAAGCTAGCGTATGGTGGATGGCTCATAGCAACATCTCATAAAGGAGTGACAAAGACACAGAGAACATCCCCGGGGAAATCCCCGACTCCAGGCTATGAGGCACCGAGTAATGGATCGATGTAA
- the LOC140830278 gene encoding uncharacterized protein, which yields MRSALTWKSWEETLVRFLKLERFAKLLMHALYRIFMARENSLHGLIGGLLIILSLRDLIDMWLHLNGECYILHHVQSLDFYHSDHRPIIIEFGRNQQLPVRSSSMFRLEQHWATEPDFGDVVYMGWDKNNCDITLPNRLKRCKETLKAWAGNRFGKIPQQLISKRKQLATLRTHEHWHESTSRIRALEREVEDLATKNEVYWKQRSRVNWLAHGDRNSKYFHACVSARRTNNFISGLVSAHGDCSNNPTENEKNTILSCVPETIDEQVNDVLCALFSTAEVRKALFDMHPEKAPGPDVMSVFFYQKLWDVIGDEVTVAILKILNQGETIDDWNDTIVTLVPKIQHPMTMKDFA from the exons ATGCGATCTGCTTTGACATGGAAAAGTTGGGAGGAAACCCTCGTCCGCTTTCTCAAACTCGAGCGTTTCGCAAAACTTTTGATGCATGCTCTTTACAGGATCTTCATGGCGAGGGAGAATTCTTTACATGGGTTAATCGGCGGTCTTCTAATAATCTTATCTTTGAGAGACTTGATCGATATGTGGCTACATTTGAATGGAGAATGCTATATCCTACATCACGTGCAGTCTCTAGACTTCTATCACTCGGATCACAGACCTATCATTATTGAGTTTGGCAGAAACCAACAACTTCCTGTGCGATCTAGCTCTATGTTTCGACTGGAACAACACTGGGCTACTGAACCAGACTTTGGAGATGTGGTGTACATGGGATGGGATAAAAATAACTGTGACATTACATTACCTAACCGTCTCAAGAGATGTAAAGAAACTTTGAAAGCATGGGCTGGTAATCGCTTCGGTAAAATCCCTCAGCAACTCATATCCAAACGTAAACAATTGGCTACTTTGAGAACCCACGAGCATTGGCATGAATCAACCAGCAGAATACGGGCTCTTGAGCGTGAAGTGGAGGATTTGGCAACTAAGAACGAAGTGTACTGGAAACAACGCAGTAGGGTTAATTGGCTTGCGCATGGGGATAGGAATTCCAAATATTTCCATGCTTGTGTGTCGGCTAGGAGAACCAATAATTTTATTAGTGGGCTTGTTTCGGCTCACGGGGATTG TTCTAACAATCCTACTGAGAATGAAAAGAATACTATTCTGAGTTGTGTACCTGAAACAATTGATGAGCAAGTTAACGATGTTCTTTGTGCCCTTTTCTCTACTGCTGAAGTAAGGAAGGCTTTGTTTGACATGCATCCAGAAAAAGCCCCAGGTCCAGATGTTATGTCAGTTTTTTTCTATCAAAAACTCTGGGATGTGATAGGAGATGAGGTAACAGTGGCCATATTGAAAATACTTAATCAGGGAGAGACTATTGATGACTGGAATGACACAATTGTTACACTAGTGCCGAAAATCCAGCATCCTATGACTATGAAGGATTTCGCCTAA